The sequence GTTGGTGCTGCTCTCTTGACCGCGCTGGAGCTGCTCGATGACACCGAGACGGGAATCACTGATGACCTTCGCAGTCTCTCGATAATCCGCTCGTAGAGCCGGTGCTGCCGAGTTGGGAGACCATCGATAGCGAACAGGCATACGACGCGATTGCGGACGTGGAAGAACTCAGTGACGTCGAGGAGCCGTACCGAGCGGCCATCGACGAACTTCTCGCCAAAGCAGAAACCGTCGAAGATGACGGAGGCGTCGAAGCCTACCGCCACTTCGTTGCGTGTCTCGGAATCAAGGACACCGTGGAAGATCGAACGACGACCGGGTCACAACGGGTCGTCTATCGCAGTGCTGAGCGAGTCCTCAACGCCGTCGAACGGACAGGAGACGGGGACGACCTCGAACGCGCCCGACACGCACTCGGTGCCGTCTCCGTCACCGATGATTCGACAATTCGCGATGGGCGAGTCGAAGTGCTCGGCGCGGCGGAACTCGGGATGCGGACGTTCGACCACGTGTTCGTCCTCGGGCTGACTGCGTCACACTTCCCAGGGTCTGCGAACCGACTCGCACTCGTGAACGCCGTCACCGACGCACACCCAGACTTTGCCGAAGCCGACCAAGCTCGGCGCGCTGAGTACCGTATCGCAAGCCTCGTCGCTGCCGCAGAGTCAGTCACGCTCTCGCGGCCGAAACAACAACTGGACGGGACAGAGTATATCGATGCCGGCATCCTTGCGGAATTCCGTCGAATCACCGACACTGAACCACAGCGACGAGACGAGTTCGGTCACCTCGTTGGACAGGCCCCGACCGGTCGCCGAGACAAAATTGGGGCGCGAGAAGACGCACAGCGAGCGCTCGCGACCGCCGGCGCTCGTGCTGGCCCCGAAACACTCGGCGAGTATGCGACTGCCGCGTCGTCGACCGAACTGTTCGCGGAGGCGGCCGGAAGCAGTGACTGGCTCAGTACGGAGGCAGCACCGGGGGAGGGAGTAATCGACGGGATCCAGACAGCGTCTGATCGCGGGCTTGCGCGGCCGTCAGAGCACACGGGCTGGCTCACTCCCGAGACAGCGCAGAGCCTTTCGTTCCAGCTCGACCGACTCTCGCCGACGCAGGTAGAACGATACGCCAGTTGCCCGTTCCGTTTCTACGCGAAGGAAGTCCTCGGGCTGGAGGAAGAAGACCGCGACGAGGGGCCGATCAACCGCGGACACTACGTTCACGATGTTCTGGAACGGTTCTACACGGAGCTCCGGGACGAGGTCGGGTCTCCAGTTTCGCTCACCGGGTTCGACCAAGAAGATCTGGAGACGCGACTCCTCCGCGTCGCGGTTGATGAACTACAAGCGGTCGACGACGAGTTCGACGACCGCTGGCTGTTCGAACTACTGGCTGGCCTTGGTGATGCCGACCAAAACGAGTACTACAATCGGACCGCCGTCGACGGCCGCCCCGCTGGTATCCTCGTCCGATTCATCGAAGAAGAGCTCGCGCTGTACGTCGATCCGGATGGCCGACTTCAAAACGGCCCTCTCACGGCAGCACCGGTCTGGTTCGAAACCAAACTCTCGTTCGACGTCGACGGGACTACGATTCGCGGGGTCCTCGACCGCGGCGAAACGACATCCGACGGCAGGACCATCGTCCGTGACTACAAAACGGGGTTCACCTCCTCCGAACGCGACACATTGGACGGACTCAGCTTCCAACTCCCCATCTACGCGAAGATGCTGGAGGAGAACATCGACGAGGTTACCGAGGCGGTCGGGGGCGGGTACTACCGACTCAAGGAACCCGGAACGGTGAGCAGCACCGCTGGTCAAATTGGATTTGTCGGTGATGACCCGAAGAACGCGTCTTGGCGCGGGAACTCCTACCGTGACGGATATGGTGGGACACCGATGGTCTACCAGAGTTCGGACAAGCCCAGTATCGAAACCCGGGCAGGCTTCCGCGAGTTCCTCGACGATGTCGTTCCGCAACGGCTCAGCAATATTGTCTCCGGCATCGAAGCCGGAACGTTCCACCCGACGATCAACGACCCCGACGACGCCGGATGTTCGAACTGTCCCTTCCGCGATGCCTGCGACGTCCGGTCCTATCGACGCCAACTGTTCATGGAAAATATGGAATCCGAGGGACGGGGTGCGTACGTCCCACCGATAGCTCTCGGCGTAGAATGGGCTCCTGCGGTTGAGGAGGGAGAGAACTGATGCGGCGAGACGACCTCACCAATCAGCAGGACGACGCCGTCACGGCGCTCTCACAGAACTATCCACTCACGGCCGGTGCTGGGACCGGGAAGACAACGACACTCTCATTCCGATATCTTGCGCTTCTGGAGGACCATCCTGACGCCCTCCCCGAGAACATCCTCGTGACGACGTTCACGCGAAGGGCCGCACGCGACCTCACGGAGACCGTCCGCGAACGCGTCTTGGACCGACTCGCCACCGCAGACGCGGACCACGAACGCTGGCGCAACGTTCTGAACGGGCTGGACGACGCGTACATCCACACGCTGCACGCATTCTGTCAGCGCATCCTCTCCGAACACTCAACCGCAGTCGCCGGACTTGACCCCGGATTCGACACCCTCGACGACGTCGAAGCGAGCAGACTCCAGCGGGATATCGTAGACGAACTCATCGAAGAAGAACCACGAGAGGTCGAGCTCCTGCTTGACGCGTTCTCTGAGTACTCTCTCCGCGAGGTTCTCGAGGATCTGATCGGTGAGCGGCCTGACAGCGAAGTCTGGGCGGACGTCTGGAGCGCACCCGCTCGTACCGTCGATGACTACGTCACCTACGTCGAAGAGGAACTCCATCCGTTCCCGGCCGACGAGGTGGATGCACTCTGTGCCGACGAGGAACTCCGGGCGCGCGTAGAGGAACTCAAAGGCCTCGTTGTCGATCTCGACGAAACCGACCCCGGCGGCCGAACCGAGCGCGTCTGGACCGCCGTCAGACTCTTCGATGAGCCTGGCGGGCTGGATACCTTGGACTCCGTTCGTGACCGCCGAACCCGGATCTACGACATCTGTGACGAACTCACCAAATCCGGGCACGACGAGTACGCGAACTACTCGCCGGTGAAAGGAGATTGGAGCGGTACCGACGAAGACGCCGACCGCATCGGCGAACTCATCGCCGAGATCGTCGACCGACTGGATGCGACACATCGGTCTGCGGAGGGTGACGGTCTCGACATCACCGTCGACCGCGAGAGCGCCCCGTACTACTTCGCGTTAGCTCGTCTGTTCGACGAGGCCGCCCGCAGGTACGCCGAGCGAAAACACGAGCGGAACGTACTGGACTACACCGATCTGGTTCAGCAGACTCGCAATCTCCTACATCCGGAGCGCGGGAATGACGCCGTTCGTGAGTCACTCGCCGACCAGTTCAACTTCGTCATGATCGACGAGGTTCAGGACACCGACCCGAACCAGTGGGATATCGTTCAGTCACTCACCAGCCTCGCAAGCGACGATACTCCCTACAGCGCGCAGAACGTCTTCGCAGTCGGCGACGAGAAACAGTCGATCTATCGCTTCCGGAATGCGGACGTCGCCGTCTTCCACGAAGCACGGAGCGCACTCGTCGGCGCAAACGGGAGCGAGAACACAGCAACGACAGGTCAAGGGGACGATGTTGTCGGGTACCAGCTTCAGGACAATTTCCGAACGCTCCCACCACTACTCCGCTTCCTGAACAGTATCTTCGAGGACGTCTTTGATGACGAGGCGGACGACGCTTTCGAGGCAGCACCCCAACCCCTCCGTCCCCGACGAGACAACCCTCATGACGTAACGCCGACTGTGGAGTACCTGTTCGTCCCGGACGACGACCTCCGACCGAACGTCCTCGCTCCTGATCACCCGCTAAACGATGCACCCCCCTCGGCACGACGGTGGACGGAAGCGCAGTCCGTCGCAGCGCGTGCTACGCGCCTCGTCGACGACGAGACACAGGTCTACGAACCTGATCCGGACGACCGCTCGGAGAGTCGGCCGGTGACGTACGACGACATCGCGGTCATCATCCGGAAACGAACCCACCTCGACGAGTTCAAGCGCGCGTTCGACGACCACGAAGTTCCCTACACC comes from Salinirubellus salinus and encodes:
- a CDS encoding PD-(D/E)XK nuclease family protein: MEELSDVEEPYRAAIDELLAKAETVEDDGGVEAYRHFVACLGIKDTVEDRTTTGSQRVVYRSAERVLNAVERTGDGDDLERARHALGAVSVTDDSTIRDGRVEVLGAAELGMRTFDHVFVLGLTASHFPGSANRLALVNAVTDAHPDFAEADQARRAEYRIASLVAAAESVTLSRPKQQLDGTEYIDAGILAEFRRITDTEPQRRDEFGHLVGQAPTGRRDKIGAREDAQRALATAGARAGPETLGEYATAASSTELFAEAAGSSDWLSTEAAPGEGVIDGIQTASDRGLARPSEHTGWLTPETAQSLSFQLDRLSPTQVERYASCPFRFYAKEVLGLEEEDRDEGPINRGHYVHDVLERFYTELRDEVGSPVSLTGFDQEDLETRLLRVAVDELQAVDDEFDDRWLFELLAGLGDADQNEYYNRTAVDGRPAGILVRFIEEELALYVDPDGRLQNGPLTAAPVWFETKLSFDVDGTTIRGVLDRGETTSDGRTIVRDYKTGFTSSERDTLDGLSFQLPIYAKMLEENIDEVTEAVGGGYYRLKEPGTVSSTAGQIGFVGDDPKNASWRGNSYRDGYGGTPMVYQSSDKPSIETRAGFREFLDDVVPQRLSNIVSGIEAGTFHPTINDPDDAGCSNCPFRDACDVRSYRRQLFMENMESEGRGAYVPPIALGVEWAPAVEEGEN